The sequence TCTTAAATGGGCCTACTCTAACTAGGatgagcactgaataccacccacagaCTACAACTAACCACCACTACGTTGCACTAGCCTTTGCAATTGTGGAGTTTGAGAAGCTGCTCCAGACATGCCCACCCTTTCATCCCCTGTTAATATTTGGAAAAGAATAATATGTGGATTTGTTGATGGAggttaagggcagagcttggaaaagttacttttttgaactacaacacccatcagcccaacccagtggccatgctggctggggctgatgggagttgtagttcaaaaaagtaacttttccaagctcttctttCGTCTTTCcttcaaggctatcagtggctactagccgtgatagttgtgctctgcctccatagtcagaggtggtgcgcttctgaataccagttgctggaaactgcaagaggggagagcgcttttgcactcaggttgtGGTTGCTGACTTTccatgggcatccggttggctattgtgagaacaggatgttggactagatgggccactgcctgatccagcaggctcttgttacgTTCTTATGTGATTTAATGAAAATGAGTGCTTACTGGCAAAGGCAGGTGCACAGGAGACACAACTAAAGTAGCCTATGGCTAAAGGTACCATGGCCTACTTTGCAGAGGCCAGAAAACTTGTTTCTGACACCAACTCGGTTGCTTCAAGCAAGCTGGGATGTGTTTTCCCAATGCAGAGAATACTTCAGCTCAATGATGGACACCCAGCTGTGAGAGATAGAGGCCTTGGATCCAAAGCAATCTCTTAAACTAGTTAGTAAAACTTCAGGGCCAGGGTTTCCTCCTTGTGTGTTTTGAAACTAGATGGATCGATCACAAATATCCAagagacagaggtgctcctgtaTTCCTTCCTTTCTTATTTTGATAAAGggctaaaaaaatctgtttccccCAGGAAACCCTCATAGGAGGCCTTTTACCCGAAACAACTTACTCTGTCAGCATTGCAGCCTACACTACTAAAGGGGATGGAGCCCGGAGCAGGGACAAAGTGGTCACAACAAGTGGAGCAGGTGAGACAATGGTACTAAAATGTATCCTTGATGTGaaagtgtattttaatgatttgagCTCCAGAGTCACTGATACATCTGAAGACTTGTGGACTGACAGACATTTTTATCTTCAGAGGGGTCAGGAAGGTGAAACACATTTATACCCGTGGGCTCATTCCCTATTTTGCAGACTGTCTGCAGGTGTTGGAGAAAGCAAATAGTCTGTACAGTAGAGAAGAATGGAAACTCTTCCTCTCTCTAAGGGCGACTTCATACATTATAGTTTTCTGAAATGGAGATGATTTGCAGGTAGCCTGGCATTTTGTGTCTAACAGCAGCCAGTCAAgtgcatctagagagccacaagcAGAGCAGGATAGCAATGGCCATCCCTTGTTTATCCCAAGTATCTGATATTTAGAACTGCTCATAAAAGTTCCATATGGTGATCATGATGAATAGCTGCTGGAAAATCTGTCTGCCTTGAACAGGTAAGATACCTTCTAAACTATTGGCCATTGCTACATCTTATGGAAATAGATTCCATATGTATGGGCTGTATACCTTTTTTTTTACCTGTCCTGATTCCACTGACATTCCAGTTCATTGGATTATACTAATTTCTGGTATTATCCATTTACTATCACATTACGATAAATATCtgttttcctgcataaaataccaTCTCCATGTACAAAAATTGTAATGGATTAATGAACTGCCCTGCGACCAACCTTCTCATTCTTGTTCAGCAACAACCTCCTGTTGCAATAGAGGCCTTGtctggagagagagagtgtgtgtatttTAGAACTGCCATGTTAGAATCCCAGAATTAGGACACCCCTGAACAAGGAAAATAGTTTGTCTCCCTCTCCAAGTACTTGTCTGAACAAGAGGCAGCAAACAGAAGGAGAGAGTGGCCCCTGGAGACACACAGAGGTTCACATCAGTCACTATGAGAAGGAGAGGTATTTGCCTAGAACTGCCAATCTACTTAGGTTATGGAACTACTAGTTTTTTAACACTATGGCCAATGGCACAATGAAGAGCTTTTGTAGGTCTTTCTATAAAGTTCTCCTGTTGTTTTGGAATGCTGTCTGGATTTTCCCAGAATGAAGCAGATCCTTCCTGGCTCCAAACAGCGTGCAGGTCTGGACTCTGTGTGTCTGCATATGAATCATGGAGACCAAAAGCCTTTCAATAAAGTTACTGCCCACTCTGCCCTTGCATTTGTCAAATTCCATACTAGTTGGTTCTCAAAGTCTGCTCTTCCCATGGATGGGTATAGAGACTCCAGAAATGTTAAAGTCTTGGTAGAGATCTAAGCCAGGCACTTGGGAGGGTTGATTTTGAGATGTTGGAGGCTTGTTCTCACATGGAAGTAACTGATTTAGTCTAGTCCTTATCTCATATTTACTCATTGGGCCTTGCCATCAGTCCCCTAATTTCACATTAGTTTCAGGTACAGAGCTACACTATCTTCTCTTAGGAGCATCTTTCTGGTGCTTTGATTTCTCTGCTGCCAGTAACAGCTGATATCAGAGTCATATTCTATGCTTCTTCTCTCATCAGTATCTCTCTTTCTTGATTCATGCAATGATATCTGCTCTGTTCACTCTGCCACCACAATGTCCAGCTAAACAGATTAAACCTGCTAGACACCATACCTTTATGACATTCACATGGCAACTTCATCACAAGTTAGCCAAATCCAGAATACCACTTCACTATTGTGAGTTGGCTCTGGATGCCACAATCCCACACAGGATAGCAGTTATCATGGCACTGTGCTGATACTGAATAATTTTGCTGTTGATGGATTTACACGTCAATCTCCCCTGATTTGAGGGAAGGATGTCTCTCTGTTGTGGGTGGAATGGAGATATGAAACCATCCATTTTGTACAGCAGGTGTTAAGCTTTGAAGGGAGCAGCCCTTAATTTGTGATACATATATGAGATTTGGAATCCTGTTGCTGCCCAGCTATCACATCAACATTCCTAGCAGGAACAAGTTCATCAACTCAAACACAGCACATTTTGATTGCAAACAGCATGCTATGCTCTCAACAGCTCGCACAGGTGGTGAAATTATAAAGATTACTGTGAAAATTGCCTGCATCAAACTAGCAGAGATTCCAGATCTGAGTCTGGGTATCTCTGCAATATCTTGTGATAAAGCCCAGATTTCTTTTCTTATAGCATTACCCTATTGCCTGCTTTATCATACTGTCCCAAGTCTGCTTTCTCTGAACTCCCTTCTGCAAATAGCAAGGTTGAAGGAGTGGCTGGGTAGGTGCACTGAGATTTAAGAGTCAGATGTAAGGAGGTTTTAAAGGCAGTATCCAACAGTGTAGGTTTTCATTGCAATGTTGGGAactaatttgttgttatgtgccttcaaattgatcacaacttatggcgatcctatgaatcagcgacctccaatagcatctgttataaaccaccctgttcagatcttgtaagttcaggtctgtggcttcctttatggaatcaatccatctcttgtttgatcttcctctttttctacttctgttttccccagcattatggtcttttctagtgaatcctgtcttctcattatgcgtccaaagtatgataacctcagtttcatcattttagcttctagtgatagttctggtttaatttgttctaacacccaattatttgtcttttttgtggtccacggtatctgcaaagttgtcctccaacaccacatttcaaatgagttgatttttctcttacccgcttttttcactgtccaatgttcacatccatacatagagatcgggaataccatggtctggatgattctgactttagtgttcagtgacacatctttgcatttgaggaccttttctaattctctcatagctgccctcccatcctagccttcttctaatttcttgactaattTGCCCTCGGATTTCTTTCCATCTGAATTTCAGTCCATTGCCTGTTGGCATTCTGAATTATCAGTGTCTGCAGATTCCATGGGTTTCATAAAAGTTTTCATAAAATATGTCAGCTGGCAGAATTCCTTCAGAACCTTGACAAGACACACAAACTATCGGTCACTCTATTTAAGTGAAAGTGCAGTCTTTGTGTTAATGTTCCGTATTCCCAATCCTTTACAGTCCTAGAGATTTCACCATAGGATTTTCAGCAAACAATTCAAATTCCATGACCAAATGAGGTATGTTCTGCAGAGAAAATTACATACTTTAAGGATATTTGTGAAATCAAGACATACAGTATTTGTCCTTTCCATTATAGAATTtagattttatttaattaatgttTGTTTAATTACAGAATTTAGAGGACTTGGAAAAGTAAATGTTAAACTACATGTTCAGAAGTACAATGCTATTGTTTCTGGACTAAAATACTTCAGTGGTGGTTGGCATTTTTGGACATTGCTCCTGTCAGAAACTCCCTCTCTGTGGAAAtctagcatgtcaggaagaaggcTTTTAGCTTATCCTTCTCCCAAACATGCTACCTTTTCATGTGCACAAGTTTGTAATGTAGGGGAGCATTCAAACTTGTGATCTTTTATCTGCAATCTGACTCCAGATTGGGAGGAAGGGCTATACCACCTAATATTTCTCAGCATGTAGTTAAGCTCTAAACCTTCCTGGGTGAGCAACTCCAATAGCAAAAGGCCAAAGCTtgctctccttcccacccacagCATGTCATCCTGTTTTTGTCCCACAGTCCCAGGCAAGCCTACCATGATGATCAGCACCACAGCCATGAACACAGCTCTGATCAATTGGCATCCACCTAAAGAATTGGTTGGGGAGCTGCTGGGCTACCAGCTACAGTTCAAACATGCTGATGAGGAGAAGATGAAAGTTATGAACTTTGagaagaatgttgatcacttcacTGTGACTGATCTTTACAAGGGTGCCACCTACATCTTCAAGTTGGCTGCCAAGAATAGGGTTGGTCTTGGGGAGGAGCTTGAGAAGGAAATCACTACTGCAGAGGAGGTGCCAAATGGCTTCCCTCAGAACCTGCGTGTGGTAGGCCTCACCACTTCTACCACTAAAGTGACCTGGAACCCTCCACTTCTGGCTGAGAGGAATGGAAAAATTACCAACTACACAGTAGTGTACCGAGACATTAACAGCCAGCAGAACCTGACCAATGTAACAAAGGAAACAAGCATCACTCTGACCAACCTTAAACCTGACACAACCTATGATATCAAAGTTAGAGCCCATGCTAGCAAGGGAGCTGGGCCTCTCAGCCCCAGCATTCAGTCTAGAACGATGCCAATGGAACAAGGTGGGCACCTCCTCTATGATCAGATAATGAACCCCTATGACAGAAAACAGGTCAGAGATGAGCTGGTCATTCTTACTGGGCTTTTAACTGGAGGGGGGTGGGATGGGGCACAGAGGCTGCATGACTGCTTTGGTTATTTCAAGCGCACACACCATTTTCTGTTCTCACATGAGAATTACGGCTTTGTTGAGAACTTGAGAACAGAGCTTTTGTGAAGAAACAGTGCCTAGTAACTGCTAATTTCTGATCATGACAGAGAGTCACAGGGGAAAGTGGACAACTCAGTCTTAACCCTCGGTCTGTACATGCAAAGAGTGCAATGGCACTGGGAGACTGGTTGAAAAGCTCGGGTATCTTAAGAAGTGAAAAAGCTTATTGCTTCTAACTGAAAACACCAACCTGTGCTGCTACTGAGAGgagtggaaaggaaagggttagtACTTGTTAGTTGTCCACTGTTGTCCCGCAAAGGCCACTCAAAAGGATTATTTCTAATTGCAGTGTTTGCAAAGAACTTTCGTGTCAGTGCTGTGATGAAAACTTCAGTTCTGCTTAGCTGGGAGGTTCCAGACTCTTACAAATCTGAAGTTCCTTTCAAGGTAAGGGAATATCACTGTCACAGATGGGGACCTGATTCATGTGcaataaggaaggaaggaatctgTTTCAGGGATCCATCAGCCCATTTACATAAGCTAAGTAAGCAAATCTGGAGAAACACCAGGGGTTTGTGTCAGGCTGTAAGAATTATGAGCACCTCCTCGTCTTGGGTATTGCAGAGTCCTGAGATTTTCTTCTTTACTCTAGATCACCAAAGCATGATAAATCAGCAGGCCAGTCTTCTAAGGATGAGCTAAAAACCATTGCATTTCCAGGCAAAATCTCTTGATTCTTTTGTTGATTTTGGAAAGTAAtgtcataaacattattttattctttccacaaaaagtcaaagagaggtttcaatttcttgaaagatatatctttcaatttttctccaaataaacatgtcacttaatccatctaattcaaatctgttaggcccaataatttcaatagccattcttccattatctatattaactccatcttccatcttcagtaatcctgttaagtccaataatttcagtagccattcttccgttatcaatatcccataataatcttgttgtcatagccatagtccaagtaaacatatccattaatccatctcgtcaaatctgttaagtccaataatttccataaccattcttccattatcaatattaattccatcttccatcttcaatagtcctgttaaatccagtggtttcagtatccattcatccattatcagtatcccatgatgatcttgctgtcatagccatagtcatataacaagagtctgatgggaatttcccccatcacaaatacgtctttgccatcaattctgaatatgttgttgaaatattgttgtagagtcacatctctgttctgggtgcatctctgctctgtcacatatttgtagttaattccataaattttttccatgtcaggccccatcacatcattccagtcaagaattctgaatatgttactgaagtattgctgcaaagtcatatctctattcttcttttttacaaaatgcactggctcatctcttaagagtttctccactgtcacatatctgtagccaactccatagattttttctatgtcaaactccatcacatcattccagtccagaaaattatccaagacattgataactttaccaccaaaatcttcattaatttcttcagagacaacgttgaattccaaacagtcaactttatttctaacatccataaaatccaaatctttttcaaatttcacatttgttccaatctccagggcttgtagcttccctatcccatcaagctcctctctcacagaatccactatttcttttttttttttttcaataatttttattcagattttcataaaacatacaagacaaaatcataaaacattcaaagacaaaaaacaaaatcaaaaatagttaaacaaaaagaaaaaaagaaaaaaaaaaacaaaaataaaaaataaagagtaaaatattgacttcccatttgtcaaagatcaaatcagttataagtctataatatataacaatcctgtctcttaagtcatattataaaatcactttcctccagtagttatcttacttaatcatcaaatctcataaacattactttattctttccacaaaaagtcaaagagaggtttcaattctttaagaaatatatctatcaatttttttttccagataagcatatcgattaatccatctcattactaattatgataatcttattgtcataaccatagtcaaaataaacatttcaattaatccatcacatcagaatctgttaggttcaataatttcagtagccattgttctattatctctattagttccattttccatcttccatcttcagtagtcttgttaagtccagtaatttcaatatccaatcttccattatcagtattccataataatcttgctgtcaaagccatagtcatatagtaagagtctgatggggattacctctatcccaaatattttcttgccatccattctgaataggttgctgaaatactgctgtaaaatcatatctctgttctttttttcaaaatacactgggtcatctcttaaaagtttttccattgtcacatggctgcagttaattccatagattttctctatattgggctccatcacatcattccagtccagaagattatccatgccattgataactttatctctagaatcttcattcatttcttcagagataacattgagttccaaacaatagattttatttctaaagtccatagactccaaatcttgttcctgttccacgttggttccaatctccgggatctcctctctcacagggacccctattccagtctccagggtcacctctctcacagggacccctgttccaatctccggggtctcctctctcacagggaccccttccagggtcacctctctcacagggacccttatatctttaatctcctgcttcattttactcaattcaattttcattatctcaatctcatccattattttctgaaacatagttatttccagattttcagccactttcttaattgccattttaaaagaaaaatataggaaaaccacttcttatttcagcaacaattgggttaatactccaaacttggtgacatcacagtataaacagagcagacagccttatctctccaatagttaagtaaacaaaatgcagttcccaggatcgaaacaattaatggcaatcgtcaagaaacagattcgtcaaaataaaatagaccaaaaagagagtagtctcaaaacagtataatatttttcaaaataaaaatctggaatagaaatccctcttctgtgtatatctttagaatgcaaatccaggacagctttttgcaacaaaaacagagataagctattaattagtgcgtagcagagagaagttatggctccccagtgagatgtcaaaaactgatcaatctggcaaatctcttttaaacagcaacaatttaagtcaagtaaaagaaaaatatagaaagaagggtgcttgcctgttagtgcgttctctcttagaagataagatgaacgttcgctttaacagatagagcttgctgttgaaaatccgtcccactttcgtcggctggacctcgtcccataaattaatgagatctggtcgtcccaacaaaaataggctttgaggttaatctcttcgtttctccctacccgggagaagtttaatcagtcaaaaaaaaaagaaaaaactgactgatatatctgaataagcttcttttgaggcaggagcccgtctcaaaagcaggcacaggctaagtcacccttcccggaagtcagaatccactatttctttaagctcctgcgtcattttgttaagttcaattttcatctcctgtccaccctgtctcagggtttgtttcgttatctcaatctcacccattattttctgaaacataatttctcccatggtctcattcactttcctggttgtcattcttaaaaccacagagacaaaaattatttcagccacaattgggttaatatttcaggcttgcttgtatcagtgtagacaatacagcctgccttatctctatgtgttcaggaatacaaaacaaacttagttcccaacatcaaaacaattagtggcgtcgtgaacaagcagtttcgtcaaaatgaaatagaccaaaaagattgcccccccctcctcgaaatagaaatccctcttccgttgatatctttagaatgcacctccaggacagctttttgcgataaaaacaaagataagctttttcggtttctttcctccttaatttcgttagtgaaagagaaaagccaaaactcacctaagagttcttcacagctgattcattgacaaatctcttttttgctgcaccaatttaagccaagtaaaaaaagaagatagaaagaaggatgcttatctgcctgttagagtccgttttctttaaagaaaagataaacgtgtcgctataatcagctagagcttgatgaaagtccgtccggcattgcagtttgaactttctctcataaataaatgaaatccagtcctccccacaaaaacaggctttggggttgatctctacgttccTCCCTGCCCGGGaggaaatctttatcagtcaaaaagaacgttgtgactgattttagagctggaaaagcttcttctgagacgagagctcgctcagaggcagcacaggcaaagcaacccttcccggaagtccctaacCATGAAGTATTTTGGAGCTTGCTACAATTAGGACAGAGAGACTTCTAAAATCCAACAAGGCACCATAGTATACAGCTCTGCCGGCTATTACTTGCTGGCAACATCACAGAGACATGTAAGCACTTGTGGTGGCAGTGGACTTTTATACGGGAAATTAGTTCATAAAAGATTAGTTCTTTGGACTCATTCCAATTGCTATATGATCAGAGATGTCTTGGGACCATCATCAAGACTATTGTATGGTGTGGTCTTCATAAGGTTTAGTGTGGTTTCTACAGTTGAGGTCGCTGATGTGAGTAGAGAGTTGACAGCAGTTGAAGCTGTGGGTTTGTCATGATAAGGCACAGAAGCAGATGGTGTTAGCGACTTGCTAGCTGAAGAACAGCCATGCAAACACAAGGGGTGTAAATGAACTTTGTTCTTCCTGTTGACAATCCTAGATGTCCAGGCCATGCACAAGTGCCAACAGAGTAGCTGGCCCAGTAGCAGCTGTGATCTTCAGGAACAGGAACTTTGCAAACAGGATGCCCCCTGTGCCTAGCTGCTTAATTCAAACACGCAGGATGCCAGGCCAAAGCCTAATAATCTTAACAAGCACTGCTGATAAATCTCCTTGGGAACAATTAGCATTATCTACACTTGATAAACAGTCTCTCACTAAATCTACATCCCAAAGGGTGTCATCTTTCTCTTTAACAGATTTAATTAAAGCAGATATTGTTCTGATTTGTGAACGCTGAGGCACAGCTAAATCCCATGGTATGGCACAGCTAAATCCCATGGTATTTTTGTTGGGAATGAACTGAGACCTCTGAAATTTCTTCACTAAAAATCAGTAATGAGGCTTTCAGTTCTCCTCAGGGAAGAGTCATTGCTTCATCTGGTCCAAGAGATAAACTTCCCTGCAAAGAGATGACCGGTCTTGTGAAGTGAGTAAGAGTCAATGTTATGGTGAGATTCCCATTGCAATCAGAACCTGACACTGTCCCTGATCTAAAAGAGCTGCTTCCCTGCCTGTGTTCGATGCTAAAATGGATTTTAAACAGACACTTTATTGGGAAGTGAGAACTGATTTTGAgatattttcatgaggacataagCAGAATATTCTTGGACTAGTAATCTTATTCCTTGAACAGATTTTTAGTAACAGATTAATACAGTATTAGAAACTGCTTTTAATCGCTCTGCCACAGTGACTTGCACCACTGTAACTAAAGCCAGAAGGCCTAGCAAGTGAGGCAGAGCTAGCCAGTCAGCCCACCTTACCCTTTATCTTGAATGGATGGCAGAGCCCACATGTGCAGAATAACAGATCTGGGAGAAGGCAGCACCAACTGTTGATTCTATGTGAGGGTTCTTTGATCAGATTTGGTGTGGTCACACATCCACAGATGAACTTTTTTGGTACCTCATATAGTGTAAGGATTTCAAAACAGATCCAAGGAGTTTTGGAAaggggccttcatccagccctttCCCATGAGGAAACCTATCAGCTTGTTTCCTTTGCTTGCAGATTCTGTACAATGGCCAGACA is a genomic window of Rhineura floridana isolate rRhiFlo1 chromosome 1, rRhiFlo1.hap2, whole genome shotgun sequence containing:
- the LOC133376906 gene encoding receptor-type tyrosine-protein phosphatase F-like, which encodes MAYFAEARKLVSDTNSVASSKLGCVFPMQRILQLNDGHPAETLIGGLLPETTYSVSIAAYTTKGDGARSRDKVVTTSGAVPGKPTMMISTTAMNTALINWHPPKELVGELLGYQLQFKHADEEKMKVMNFEKNVDHFTVTDLYKGATYIFKLAAKNRVGLGEELEKEITTAEEVPNGFPQNLRVVGLTTSTTKVTWNPPLLAERNGKITNYTVVYRDINSQQNLTNVTKETSITLTNLKPDTTYDIKVRAHASKGAGPLSPSIQSRTMPMEQVFAKNFRVSAVMKTSVLLSWEVPDSYKSEVPFKILYNGQTVEVDGHSMKKLINDLQPDTNYSFALTNRGSSAGALQHRVFIRTAPDVLQSKPISTYKYIHNGRFTLTLPKVQTSVPVRWYYIVVLPIDRTSNILASRLKSPDEMELDQLLEAMSQGTPDRRQRWQAELLRPYIAAQMDDLPDTFVLGDEKNYKGFYNRPLSEDLSYRCFVLASLEDGDTKKYAASPYSDEIVMEVSAKQQDEPEMLWVMGPVLAVILIIIIVIAILLFKRKRANSPSSKDEHSIGLKDSLLAHSSDPVEMRRFNYQTPGGR